One window of Plasmodium relictum strain SGS1 genome assembly, chromosome: 14 genomic DNA carries:
- a CDS encoding SAM dependent methyltransferase, putative — protein MYINYNKFSIYKNFKTVILNYDVFKRNISDICESKIITLTKSKEYDKLKIYKNNIYNNIYENQILQGVKVHKINSGGYGEIAIYAARQNFLFFLKFFLLIPDEFVNLKVLDINKKKKRINFQLLCKTKKSKYEIIPVCKYFSTCGGCIYQHINYSYELKLKKNLLISLCEKYNINVLVSNKNYLQNFHEFSKFIENNEDDMIEIFQIKREYSRNDFEDEEFCINKNSVEKEIKKKNASDPFYNSDSNFDKEIYNYNCRNKDIDHKNQTNNNEKEMNYSRLYDFIFSHDYHYRNKSSISFSVTDHLSIGYYKHHSYEICDINECYIHDKNIQDVYVEIKKEIIENFKKNNIYIFNKINNSGYLKSVDIKFNVYNEEKQILINFIGFSLSDNAKKCLINIANNLALKNKSIKGILYNIETNKLKQIKNETVLYGQNYIYHKYDKYTYKLGANTFFQPNQYLNECIIQVIFKLIKKYSINSKGSCLFDLFCGIGFYSLPLSDYFTEIISVDYSIDNIKSLEENIKINKIKNIKCFNLNLFNPYDLKQINLHIRRYVINKIKNKDYSVYENLKMKINSIFISLDNENVVIENIQKLHSPYSNLPKFIYENLNEENPQSSNKNVIIFSENNSENFDGINFENLNENESNILNSNNRNNIHGTQYEFVIPIPDLVIINPPRKGCEKLFRRWLRGICCRFIIYISCNANSQFKDISHLISLGYVVKEIIPLDTFPRTQHFESIILLEFDFNKKIDKEKKAIIEHELNEIKENNKKKYKKN, from the exons atgtatataaattacaataaattttctatttataaGAATTTTAAAACAGTTATTCTGAATTATGatgtttttaaaagaaacatTAGTGATATATGTGaaagtaaaataattacACTTACAAAAAGTAAAGAATacgataaattaaaaatatataaaaacaatatatataataacatATATGAGAATCAAATACTTCAAGGAGTAAaa GtacataaaattaattcaGGCGGTTATGGAGAAATAGCTATTTATGCAGCTagacaaaattttttattttttttaaaattttttttattaattcctGATGAATTTGTAAATTTAAAAGTATtggatataaataaaaaaaagaaaagaataaattttcAGTTATTATGTAAGAccaaaaaaagtaaatatgaaataatacctgtatgtaaatatttttctacaTGTGGAGGATGCATATACCAGCATATTAATTATAGCtatgaattaaaattaaagaaaaatttattgatTAGTTTATGTGAAAAATACAACATAAATGTATTAGTTagcaataaaaattatttgcaGAATTTTCATGAGTTTTCTAAATTCATTGAAAACAATGAGGATGATATGATAGAAATATTCcaaataaaaagagaatattCAAGGAATGATTTTGAAGATGAAGAATTTTGCATAAATAAGAATTCTGTTGAAAAggagattaaaaaaaaaaatgcgaGCGATCCATTTTACAATTCTGATAGTAATTTTGATAAggaaatttataattataattgtaGAAATAAAGATATAGACCATAAAAATCAaactaataataatgaaaaggaAATGAATTATTCAAGACTATatgattttatattttcacaTGATTATCATTATAGAAATAAATCTTCTATTAGTTTTTCTGTTACAGATCATTTATCAATAGGTTATTATAAGCATCATAGTTATGAAATTTGTGATATAAACGAATGCTATATTCATGACAAAAATATACAAGATGTATAtgtagaaattaaaaaagaaataattgaaaattttaaaaaaaataacatctatatttttaataaaataaacaatagTGGATATCTAAAAAGTGTAGACATAAAATTTAATGtatataatgaagaaaaacaaatcttaataaattttattggGTTTTCATTGAGTGATAATGCAAAAAAgtgtttaataaatattgCAAATAACCTAGCTTTGAAAAATAAATCGATTAAAGGAATCttatataatatagaaaccaataaattaaaacaaataaaaaatgaaactgTCTTATATGgtcaaaattatatttatcataaaTATGATAAGTACACCTATAAATTAGGAGCTAATACCTTTTTTCAGCCTAATCAGTATTTAAATGAATGTATTATTCaagtaatttttaaattaattaaaaaatatagtattAATTCAAAGGGTTCATGCTTATTTGATCTCTTTTGTGGAATTGGCTTTTATTCTTTGCCATTATCTGACTATTTTACTGAAATTATTAGTGTAGATTATTCaattgataatataaaaagtttagaagaaaatattaaaataaataaaataaaaaatattaaatgttttaatttgaatttatTTAATCCATATGATTTAAAGCAAATTAATTTACATATAAGAAGATAcgttattaataaaataaaaaataaagattattccgtttatgaaaatttaaagatgaaaattaattccatttttatatcattggATAATGAAAATGTAGTTATAGAAAACATTCag aaaCTTCATTCTCCTTATAGTAATTTACCAAAATTTATTTacgaaaatttaaatgaagaaaatccTCAAagttcaaataaaaatgttataatttttagtgaAAATAATTCCGAAAATTTTGATGGCATTAActttgaaaatttaaatgaaaatgaatctaatatattaaattcaaATAACAGAAACAATATTCATGGTACTCAATATg agtTTGTTATACCAATTCCAGATTTGGTAATAATTAACCCACCAAGAAAAGGATGTGAAAAG cTATTCAGAAGATGGCTAAGAGGAATATGTTGtagatttattatttacatatcATGTAACGCAAACAGCCAATTTAAAGATATTAGTCATTTAATTAGTCTAGg ttatgttgtaaaagaaattattccATTAGACACTTTTCCAAGAACGCAACATTTTGAATCAATTATTCTTTTAGAATTTGACTTTAATAAG aaaatagataaagaaaaaaaagctaTAATAGAACatgaattaaatgaaataaaggaaaataacaaaaaaaaatataaaaaaaattaa
- the RPT4 gene encoding 26S protease regulatory subunit 10B, putative, which produces MDNKESIKLYVKKVIEHREIESKVKKLRLDIKELNKKYEKTEDNLKALQSVGQIIGQILKQLEEEKFIVKASSGPRYVVGCKSKINKSKLAIGTRVSLDMTTLTVMKRLPCEVDPLVFNMISDIDKSENSKNKVNYNQIGGLSEQIRQMREVVELPILNPYLFKRVGIKTPKGVLLYGPPGTGKTLLARAMASNINCNFMRIVVSAIVDKYIGESARIIREMFNYAKEHQPCIIFMDEIDAIGGRRFSQGTSADREIQRTLMELLNHLDGFEELGNVKIIMATNRPDVLDPALIRPGRLDRKIEIPLPNETARIEILKIHASKMTKLGDIDYESICRLCDGFNGADLRNVCTEAGMFAIRAMRDYVIEEDFYKAARKINEGKKLEGKIEYEKI; this is translated from the coding sequence ATGGATAATAAAGAGagtataaaattatatgtaaaaaaagtaatagaGCATAGAGAAATAGAAAGTAAAGTAAAAAAGTTAAGATTAGATATAAAAgagttaaataaaaagtatgaGAAAACTgaagataatttaaaagcATTACAAAGCGTAGGACAAATAATAGGACAAATATTAAAACAGTTGGAggaagaaaaatttattgttAAAGCATCAAGTGGACCAAGATATGTAGTAGGATGCaaatcaaaaataaataaaagtaaattagCAATTGGTACTAGAGTCTCATTAGATATGACAACATTAACAGTGATGAAAAGATTGCCTTGTGAAGTTGATCCATTGGTATTTAATATGATAAGTGATATAGATAAAAGtgaaaatagtaaaaataaagtaaattaTAATCAAATAGGAGGATTAAGTGAACAAATTAGACAGATGAGAGAAGTTGTAGAATTACCAATACTTAAtccttatttatttaaaagagtAGGTATTAAAACACCAAAAGGTGTCTTATTATATGGACCACCAGGAACAGGAAAAACATTATTAGCTAGAGCAATGGCTTCAAATATTAATTGCAATTTTATGAGAATAGTTGTATCAGCTATTGTTGATAAATATATAGGGGAAAGTGCAAGAATTATCAGAGAAATGTTTAATTATGCAAAAGAGCATCAACcctgtattatttttatggaTGAAATTGATGCTATTGGTGGAAGAAGGTTTTCTCAAGGTACTTCAGCTGATAGAGAAATTCAAAGAACACTTATGGAATTATTGAATCATTTAGATGGTTTTGAAGAATTAGGTAATGTAAAAATTATCATGGCTACTAATAGACCAGATGTTTTAGACCCAGCTTTAATTAGACCTGGTAGATTAGAtagaaaaattgaaattcCATTACCTAATGAAACAGCTAGaattgaaattttaaaaatacatgCAAGTAAAATGACCAAACTTGGTGATATTGACTATGAATCTATTTGTAGATTATGTGATGGGTTCAATGGAGCGGATTTAAGAAATGTTTGCACTGAAGCTGGAATGTTTGCAATAAGAGCTATGAGAGATTATGTTATTGAAGAAGATTTTTATAAAGCTGCTAGAAAAATTAACGAAGGTAAGAAATTAGAAGGAAAAAtagaatatgaaaaaatataa